From Malus sylvestris chromosome 1, drMalSylv7.2, whole genome shotgun sequence:
GTTTGATTTTTGCCCGAGTTCTACCAGTTTCTTTATTCTATTAATTTTATGTGATCTTTGGTTGTGATGATGATCCAGTAACTAGTTGAGAGTGTCTAAGAATGCTTAATGGAACTTTGACAATCATGTCATTCTGAGCGATTACCTGAGCAACTTGACACGTTGGTCATGTTCAGTACTCAAATTCGTTCTCCTTGCTATGCGTCAACTCCCtttattagtttttgttttcatttgttgTCTTTGGTTGCTGGTGAATGGTTGCGATGATGATTCAGTACCAGTTTAGAGTTTCAAAGAATGCTCAATGGAACTTCGACAATCATGTCAATTTTGAGTGGTTACCTGAGCAACAAGATATTTGATTTGGTTCAGTACTCAGATTTGTTCTCTGTTCTGTCCTTATTGCACTTGGTAGAAGTATTTTGTTACATCTGTTTTGTCTTTGGTTGATCTTTAGATATATAAGAAAGTAATAGCTTACAACATAAATTAGTGTAATGTTCACGATAAGGAATATGATTTTGTTAGTATGTGCTGCTGGTAAAACCATATTTCTAAATACAACTGCAAATACCCTATCACAAAAAGCGTTACTTCcgaccaaaagaaaataaaaaagttgtaCTAATGATTTGCGCTTTGACTAATTGCAGTTGGATTGTGATGATACGTACAGCCTTTTGCTATACGGTGGTGGTACCTTGTTTGCTCTGTGGTTAGCATCAGTTGTCGTTGGAGCTATTGATTCTATtccattggtatgtcaccaaaCATACTTTCCATGTGAATTTCTTGAATTACAATTATGAATTGATACCCTTTTTTGGGGATATTGATGTTGCTCGCCATTTGAAGTAGTTCCTGAAGTTGCTGGAAGTTGTGGGTCTTGGAAAAACAAATCTGGTTTAGCTCTCGTTACCTGATATTCAAGGTAACTATATACTATTAGCTTCAAATGTCAACTTATTAACCCGTCAGACGTTAAAATATATACTTAATGTTGATTATTGTTGTGCAGGAAAACAGAGATGAGTTGGTTGCTAAACTTCAAGTTCTTAAAAAGCAGGTTCTTGGTTCGGATGATGACTGATATGGAGGATTGCGATGTTGTGCAGATTGTTCCTGCATAAAATCATGAATGTAGAGTTTAATTTCCTTTCGGGAAAgatcaaatatatatacatacatatatatatatatatatggtttattataattttgaagtcttagattctTGACCATATGAATCTAGatccaataattttttggttccGGCATGTTTTTCGCCTGCCCTGCGTGTTTATTTCGCCTGCCGGGTGGgtttaaagtttaaaccctCTCCTCTTTCCATtgtttagatgaatttaattTAGTTGAGATTATCTATCCTTTGTCAAGGAGGTTGatcatttcttttttaaatgATTAATGAATCACCTCCAATGCACAAAGAAGAAATTCTTCATATCGTCAAAGTAAGATTTTTCGGATCATTCAGTGGTACGTACCGTTTAAGAAAAATTACCGACCCAATTAAGGTTGTAAAGCTAAAGACCGACAGTGAATATATATGGAAAAAGGAAATAAAGTCCGATGCTTATACAAATTTAAATTTGTTTCTGGACATTTGTTTCCCTTTCTTTGGTCAAGTGCCAAACTACAATTAACCAACaagaaggggaagaaaagaGCTTGACCTAtttttctcttgtttctctACACTTTTCGccatcccaaaaaaaaaaaaaaagaattgtacAGGGGCTGAAGCAATATCTTCCTGGGATTTCTCCAAAATTTGGGAGATATCTTAGCGGTATTGATAATTTTGGTAAAACGAAACATCATTGCAAAATCTTTTGGGGAATGTCATTGAAATTTCTATCGATAATGTAGTACTACTGTTTAGTGATATTTCTATTCACTCGTAAGTGACATCTCAGGTTCGACTCTCACCAAGagcgaatttgaaccaataTATCTTTCGACATCAAATCTTAAATCTAATCTCAAAGTTATCACTTCTTCTAGCATTGTTTGCACCACAAGGCACAAGCTAAAATGAAAAGGATCCCAAAGTTCTACATTGTGAATTTGTGCATTTACTCGCCTTAGACTATTCAAATAATCCAACAACTCAAGACATAACATTACACTTcattttattagttttattttatttagttattgAGTTTTTGCTCAATAAGGTTTCATTAGGGTTTATTGAAAACTTGGTAGAATATACTGTTACTTAAAATCACCAAGGACCTTTGCGAGAAGATCCAACACTTGCCAGACTGTGTAGGTGGTTAAGTTGAGACAATATCAGTGTGATAGTTGACATCTGTCCTAACTCACCAATCACGTTTGGTTCCATCCCTCGCGTCCTCATTATGACAACAAATTGATATTAATGCTTCAAATCTAAAATTTAAAGATAAAACCTcattttacaagaaacaaaaacaaaaacgaaaCAAAAGCCATCACATATTGAAGAAAAACTTGCACATGACAATACATTATTAGATAGGAAACACCACGTGATAATGAACTCGTTTCATGTAAGTTTTTCTTGATAGGGAAGAGGCATCAATTTcagttcattaattttcttatgaTGAAAGACACAAATGAAAGGAAAATGCAGTCCAAGTCCAAAGTGGGTGCATGGAATGTGTGAACCTAAAACGAGAAGGAAAAAGTACGCGCGAAGAGAATTCGACCATTATGAGAAACAGTGATTGCGCATGCCACGTCAGCATCTCTTCATTCGCACGTCTCCTTCAAATGCCTTTCTGTCTTGATCATAAGAacctaattattattattttaagtccccttttattttgtttcgaATTAATCCCATCGAAGGGTTGGGTATTttcaaaccaaaataaaatattttcttatattttgaATACCAAAAACCAGAGGGAATTTACAGGATACAGAAAAGGAAAATTTcctggaggagagagagagagagagagagagagagagagagagcaaaacCCAATAATTTTAAAGAGTTGCCCTCAAAAGCTCCATGATATTGATTTGGGTAAGTCTCAAATCTCAATTGTTCTTAGTTATTAAGTACATTTATTCTTCTTTGGAAAGTGCTTTTTCTCACAAGTTTCCTGTTTgatcaaaagatcattagaaaaaacaaaataagtaaATCAAAGGAGTAACAATCTTCTTCCCCCAAAtcatttgttgttttttttagaGGGATTCCCAGAAGCATAAGCACTTGGTTGATCACTCTACTTGTCATCGGACCAATAAACGAGTCTTGTTTGTTGCTTCTCAGATTTTCTCTACAAACAAGTTTTGATATTGGTGAATCTGTTAGGTCAAAAGGAGTTTCGACAATTGTGTTCGACCAAGGGATGGACACCAATGGTCTTAGATGGGTTGGAGAGGTACGCGCTTTTTGTTAAGAATTTAGCTACGGTTTAAAGTTGTTGGCTTCGAAATTTCTTGTCTTTGATGACTTGCCAACTCTTTGTGGGTGTGCGCAGTCGCGCGCATAGCATAGAGATTTTCTAATTTGGTTTTGTGTGTAACAGAAACATAAAGTACAATCTGCTGTCAACAACTTGAGGAATGGAGGAGGAATGAAGAGCTGCGATTCAGACATGGACACAGACTCTGACTGTTAGAATGTGGCCACTGATAGGAAGTACTCAGTTGCATGGTCCCCCTTGGATGACAGAGCTTCCAACACTTTGGGTTCTAAAGGCGTGGCATCGAAGTAAAGGCAGTGAATTCAGGGTTGTGATCAAATTCAGACTGAATCTAGTTTGTCGAGGGAGAAAATCCAATTGAGAATGGCTCGGGAGTTTGGAAGGAACCAAGCAATATACCCTGCTTTTACCGAATTTGAATTGTCTGATTCGATCACTAGTACTGAACTTCCGTTTAGGCAAACGAAAAGCAACAATGGTGGTGCCCGGAAGGAATCATACAATTCAAGTGGTAATATAGAAACAACATCCAAAAATAAGCTTTCGAATAGTAATCCCATCACTCCTCCACTTTATGGTTCTGTTTCGGAGATTGAACGTGTTGTTGAGCCAAGTTCACTTATTAGAGCATACAACACAGCTCACACTTCGAATTGGAGTGTTCCTGCAAACACTAATggtttaagaaaaacaaaaagtgtCTACTCAAGCAGCCCTATGCATTATTCTTTCGGCAATGGAACTTCTAACTCGCCAGTTCGTTCACCTGCTCGCCTCCCAGTATTTAGTGAATGGTTGGTTACATAGCTGAATTATATTTTGAATAACCACATAATGACTCGGTGTTTGATTATCGAATATAAGTGCTTTAGAGAAATTTTTACAAGAACACTGAACTGTTCTGTTCTACATTTGATAGTTATCTCACTGATCCAGTAGTCGTTTTAAGTTTAGGGGTTTTATTTATTCAGTGTGCAGGGTACATGGTGTGCTGTAATCGCTTATGATGCATGTGTTAGGCTCTGTCTTCATGCTTGGGCTCAGAGCTATTGTGCTGAAGTTCAAGGATTCTTGGAGAATGAGAGCGCACTGTTGTGAGATGCATTTGGTTTATAGCATGTATTATTGCAATCAGAAGCTGAACTTTTGGCAGAACAGCGTCCTTCACAGCCAATCAATACATTAGCTGCTCCTGCTCCAAAACATGTGAAAGCTtctggaaaaataaaattgcaaggtaccctacttcattgaattcctcattttctttttcaattaaaatgttAGGTTCTTCATTGCCTCACTGAAATTTCGTCATTCAACAGTTCGTAAAGTGAAAATGGATTCGGATGAACAACCTTCTAGCTGCAGTTTCCCATCTCCAAAACTACCAAGGATTCGTTATGACTCATGTTGTAGGCGCTTCTCTAATTTGAGATCAACTTTATCTTCTGCATTGAATTCTACACAGAACATAAAGTTGATCTCAAACGGTTCCTTTTCTCATTGGAGCTTGGCTTGCCTAGGAGCTGGAAGGAAATCTATAAAACAAGGATCAAGCTTCCTAAAAATGAGGGCAAATACTTTGTGCAATCGCTCTTCATTGTATGAAGGAGTGCAAGGTATGTGAATCTTTTGTACATTTTAAGCATTCCTTTAGATACTAAGGTGCAGATGGTTTTCTTTTGTCGGGTAGTATCTGACATTTGCCGACCTAATTCTGTCAGAAACTTATTCCTGCTTCGTGAGATTGACAAGTTCACCTGAAGAGGATGCAGTACAAATGCAACCAGGATCCGGTGAAACCCGTGTGTTGTATGTACTCTTGtcctttattttctcttttcattcACTCTTTCATTTGGTCCATACTTGTACTGTTGTACGTAGTTGTATTGTTAAACGACTGGTTTACTACAGGTTTCCAAATAGCGTTGGTGATGACGTGATCATACAAGTACAAAATTCCAAGGGACAACATTGTGGTTGTGGTCATGCCCTAGTCAAAGTGGCTGCTATTGCTGATGAACCGATACAATTTTCAGAATTCAGTAATTCACTATCTGTAAGAAGGTTGATATTTATGCTTTGGAATTAAATATCTATTTTTAATGCAGGGCGACAAGATACGATGGTGGCCTATATATAGTAGTGATCTAGAGGATGAACCTGTCGGCAGAATACAATTAAGCATGGATTATTCGAGTATTCCAGTTGAAAATAGTAATCTTAAGGTTGTTAATATTCAACGATAGCTAAATCCTTTCTTCGAAACTGATTGACGTATCTTTGGAGTTCGGTTTTTGAtattctcttcctcttctttccttGTCCAGTATGGTTCCATTGCAGAAACTGTGGTATATGACTGTGTCTTAGAAATTGCAATGAAAGTTCAACATTTTCAGGAAAGAAATTTGTTATTACATGGCCTGTGGAAGTGGTTATTGACGGAATTTGCATCTTACTATGGAGTATCAAAGGCATACACCAATTTAAGGTAGTGAAATATGTTAGGACTCAAAGTAACTTATCATGCTATCATGTTAGGACTAAGGTAGTGAAATATTACCTACTATGGATCTTCTAACGgctattatatataaattttcaTGCTACTTGCAGATACCTTTCCTATGTCATGGATGTCGCGACCCCTACTTTAGATTGTCTCACCTTATTATATGATCTGCTAGCAGATGTGAAGGAAATGAGCACAAATCTGTTAAGTCATCAAGAGGTATTCGATTTCATCGTATTGTTTTTATCCAGACAAAGCATTAGCACATATTCGGTCCCAAATGAGGTGAGGCTCTATTTCTTACTTGAACATCTACTTGGAACTTCGATCTTTCTTTTTAGGGTATACTCATCAATATTATGTATCATCTCTCAGTTAGGAATTCTTTTAAATTCCATGAAGAGGACGCTCGATGTGCTGTGGCCCCATATTGAAAGCCAGTTGATGTCTCGGAGTTCTTGCATCCGCGATGGATATGCCACAGGCGAACATCTTAATGACGTATCTGCTCTACTCGGAACCAAACTTAGAACCTACCGACTAGCCATTGTCGAGAAGCTTTATGAGAATGCGAGTACTGAATTTTCAGTTTGAAATGTGCATGTGCATCAATGCTGTTGAACTATCTGTTAACTACAAAAATTTACAGAGTTTGAttaataaatgatttttttttctttctatttcctTGTAAATACAGACTAGAGTTCGTAACAAAACAAAGCTGAAGAACATTATTCAACGCTCAAAGGCGGAGAAATCAGTTGTTCAAAGCAGAATGAAGCCTTTGGAGGTTCTTTTGCGGGAGATGATTGATCATCTCCATACTGTTGTTGATCCTACCGTGTTTGTAGAACTCTGCCGAGAGTTCTGGGACCGGTTGGGGCAGGTAAACTGAGCTCTTAATCTTTACCATACAAGATACAACCTCTCCCTCTTGAATTGGCatgtaaaatttaattttctttccaatttaaTTTCTGTAGGATGTACTGCATATCTCGGAGGATAAGAAAGAGGAGTACAAAGGCTTGCGCGTGGCAGTTTCTGTAAGTTTCTCTTCAGCCGTTGAACTTTCTACTAGATATTGATTATCTACATGTTATTGCAGCTAGTTCATGTTAACAAGATAAAATGTTTAATATGTGAATTAGTATCTGTACTAATGATTTTTGTAGACTTGTACTAAAGTGCTAATCATTGTTCTTATAATGGCAGAACCTGGATGACATATTTGCATCAGAAATGCAAAGACTACGCAGGAACTCGTTGAAGGAAAGAGACTTGTCGCCACCaggatcgatggaagaagtacATTCCATGCTGAAAGATGTTGTACGTATGTAACATGGAGAAATACAGTCATCAGCTACGATTTTTTATGCGTGCGCAGTGTGTACCGAACATAGAAGACGACCTTATTTGATTTCATTTCCAATGAAGAAGAAGCGCTGGCCAGTGGCATAACTAAGGAGACAACACGAGCACAAAGTTCCGAGTAACGAATTTTGACATggcaaaaaatttgtcaaattttGAGTCTGAGTTGTATGTTGATTTCATAGGATGCCCACCATGGCCTTCATGGTGGTTGTAAATACAGTTCTTCCTTCCATACAGTCTCTGCAATATATTTACAAGGTTGTAAATGCGTTAGGTTCTAAATCTACAACACACAATTCTGCCTGAAGAGCTTAAATGAAAACAGGAGATGAATGTTTGAAAGGGGGATTAAAAATGCCCTATTACCGTAAATTAGATGTTCTGtctctgattttttttctttttctttttatatttccaATCATGGGGTAGAGGAACTTTTGTGTAGGCAATGAGAtgtgagaagagagagaggctgCTCTCTCTTTGTGCAACGTAATTGACCAACTGATAAAACGAAAATGACGTTGCACCAAGTCATATACCTAATATAAGAATGTACAAGCACCACTTGGTGTTAAAATGTAGGAACTAGGCCTGAGTATAGATAGAGATTTTGCGGAGTACCCGAAATACAAACTGGTACGCTATGTATCCTAATATAAGTGAAGggtcattaaaaatatattttctatctACTTATATTGTGACATATGGAGAAACAACTACTAAACCGACTATGTAGGAAGCCCAAATCATGAAAATGATAGTGAACACAATCAGAGAAGGCAATACTTGAAGATTTGATTTCTACCAGCTTTATGGTATCTATgagaaaaagtgaaaaaaaaaaaaaattattttaaagtgttaataacgTTACAAGACAGGAACAAACTTTGATTGAGCACACATGGTGGGGCTAAAAAGCATGAATGCAATGGTCCATTGAATTTGGTGGTGCAAAATACGTTGCACTTTTAACTTTCAAAGTGCCATTTCGAAATGAATGAACCTTTGAACCTACCATTATATCTCCCAACTTGTGAAGTTGTTCGAGTCTTACCACTTTCCTAGAAATTTCTAAGCCTATTGACTATAGTTAGGTACTAACCCCATTCTACGATGCAAATCATCATAGTATCACGCCTACTAACAATCATTTTCATGGGATCTATCTTAtctttaaatataaatattattaagaGCATGAATCTCACatcgaaaaaaaaaggagatctTGTGAAAAACGTTAGGTTTctactataaaaccaattaagAATATGTGGAGTAACTCAGTTGCTTACAAGCACATGCAAGATGTCTCTTTCTCCTATAGTGAAGTTTCAAGcaggtaatgctaggaagaccaaattttcaaaccaaatgatgtatcACTAATAGGAAATAAGAACGTCAATCGATacttaatgaataatttcattcatcaacaaccacatcatttcgTTTacataatttggtttaaaaatttggtctctctagcattaccctttcaAGCCTAACATGAAGACAACACAAAATGGGTGATGTGGATCAAGTGTGGATCAGGTgtggtctccctagcattaccctttcaagcctaacacgtaaATAAGACAAAATGGGTGATGTGGATCGGTGTGGATTAGGTGTGGactccctagcattatcctttCAAGACTAATACGTAGACAACACAAAATGAGGTAATGTGGATTAGGCGTGGCCGTTGGACTTTATAGACGGGACAACTTGCTTTGATAATATGAAAAAAGTTAAAGTTTcattataaaatcaattgacagtTAATATGAGAAGTAACTCAATTACTTAATATGCAAATGCAAAACCTATCTTTTCTCCAATGTTTAATTGACAATCTCAAAATAGTGATTcaccccaaaacaaaaaagaaaagaaaaagatgatgGTGCGAATAGTAGGCAAGGAAGAGGTAGTGGATGAAATTGAAAGGTATGGCAAAGCCTTTGGTTGGCATTCTTGACAATGTGGTGTTAAGATGATATTATTTAAAATCCAGACGGAATTAAATTTAGTTGGTTTATGTCAAATATGAAGGGATTTGAGTTGACTCTCGAAACAAAATTAAAAGCTAAGTCGTCATATCGAGTCGTATGTATATGATCCAGTTGAACTACTAAATGGACTTATTTATATAGTCTTGGACATAAGCACAAGTTCGTTATGAGACTTTtgcttttgtattgatttgaacTCGGGGCTTATTTAGTATTGAAAAGTGAAATATTATTTGACCAATAGCTAGAATTATCTTATCAAAATGGTGAATTCTGAGCATCAATAATTTGAACCACAAAGGCTTCATCAACAGTTAAGTGTTTTCATTTCCATTGGGTTCTAATTTGAGCCGAATTTCCAGTTGTTGTTTTAGATTGATTCATGCAATTGCAACTCAGCATTCATTTCACATGACAAGTGTTAGTCTAGAGGTTTCAACCTTAAGCCCTTCACTCTTCATAAATGTACATTTCAGATTAAAACTACCAGTATCAAATAATGGTAACGAGTataaatttttttggttttggtgaCTCAATGTGACCAGAACAGTTTGGTATTGTTTTAACTATCTAGACGGGACTTGTAAGTCACAATATGTTGAACTATTGTCCAATTTTATAAGTTTAGTCTCAACATTGATAAGTTCATCAACATAAAACACGCTACATATGGTTCATTTTAATAGATTAGTCGTGTGTTAACTTGTACACAATTGAGGTACGCAAGAATATTCCAAATAAAACTAGGGTTCTCCAAATCATAGAATCACACCACCAATTTATATCGTAAATTTAACAATCTGATAAACATAAAGGGGATTGAAATACAATCAAATACACAAGCACTTAGGTATATTATATGGCACATTACTTAGAGTCAATATTGCATCTTAATAtattacttttgtttttgtgtttttgctaACGACCTCTTAATTAAGTTAATTCCTTCCCAATCTAAAGGAAtttaaacaataataataaaaaaaattacaaaaaaaaaaagacacatGCCCATATTCTAGAAAGTACTTTTTTTCGTCATCACATCGAATACAATCACCACCGTTCACTTTCTGAATCCTACGTTCAGAAATCCTTGAGCAGCTTGCGTACCTGCTCCAGCGTCACAAACAGCACAACGGTAAAAGGCCCTTGCCGCGAAATCGTAGGCACAAAGCCTTTATAAAGCGCCATGGGGCCCTCCGAACGCACCGTTTTGAGCGCGCAATCGAACGCCCCCGAGTACGGCGGCTCAGCCCCGGCCTCCACCTTCATATTCATCACCCTAGTCTTGATCACGTCGACCGGGTTTGACGCCACCGCCGCCACAAACCCCGCTGCGAAGCTCGCCGTTACGTGGGTCCCGAGCCCGTCGCGCATAATCCCTTTGTCCACGATCATCTCTTTAATCTGATCGTACGATGCCAGCTGCGACGCCGTCACCAGCATCGCGCGATTGATCGTCAGCGACGACCCGCGCCAAAGGCTCGTCACCCCTTCTTGCTTGGCCATGCGGCCGATGGCGTCCACCACGCTCTTGTAGTTACGCTGCTGAGCCACCGGGAGACGCCCGTCTGCTTGCATTCGGACCATGGCCACGTCGGCAGGGTTTCCGACGGCGGCGCCGACGGCTCCGGCGATCAATCCTGCTGTGATTTTGCGGGGGAGTGGCATGTTGCGGGTTGTCGGGTCGGTCCATTTTTGCTTGAGAATGTCGTAGAGGCCCATTCGGGTTGTGGAGTAGAGAGTCTGCCGGAGCATGGTAGCAGAGACGCCGGAGAACATGGCGGAGACGCCTTCTTGCTGAATTATGCGAACCGCAACGGTGATTGGACCGGCACGGACCGCAGGAGGCGGTGGTTGGGGGAGGGGGATGGAGCCGCGTCTGGCGGCTGTGTGGACGGAAGCAAAAGCCGGGCGCACTGTCTGCTCAGCCGGGTTCGGGACGTGGGTTTCGCCCTGGAGCTGCATTCGGACCTTGACGAGGTCAAGAGGGTGGGTGGAGCAGCCGGCGATGATGGAAGCGATGCCTCCTTCAACAAAACCTttgatacccatgtcgaatttTCTTGGGGAAGAAACGGAAAATAAGAATAAATTAGAAAGTTTAATGATGTTAAGAGGGCCAGTTGGAATTAGGGTTCATCTCACTGGAGACGAGGAGATGGGAATGGAGGCTGAAGGCGATGGAGGAAGAGTGGGGGATGTTAGGCCTCTGAGACATATGCTATCCGC
This genomic window contains:
- the LOC126627270 gene encoding uncharacterized protein LOC126627270 isoform X3; amino-acid sequence: MNRYNFQNSGDKIRWWPIYSSDLEDEPVGRIQLSMDYSSIPVENSNLKYGSIAETVVYDCVLEIAMKVQHFQERNLLLHGLWKWLLTEFASYYGVSKAYTNLRYLSYVMDVATPTLDCLTLLYDLLADVKEMSTNLLSHQEVFDFIVLFLSRQSISTYSVPNELGILLNSMKRTLDVLWPHIESQLMSRSSCIRDGYATGEHLNDVSALLGTKLRTYRLAIVEKLYENTRVRNKTKLKNIIQRSKAEKSVVQSRMKPLEVLLREMIDHLHTVVDPTVFVELCREFWDRLGQDVLHISEDKKEEYKGLRVAVSVKPG
- the LOC126627270 gene encoding uncharacterized protein LOC126627270 isoform X1 — protein: MNRYNFQNSGDKIRWWPIYSSDLEDEPVGRIQLSMDYSSIPVENSNLKYGSIAETVVYDCVLEIAMKVQHFQERNLLLHGLWKWLLTEFASYYGVSKAYTNLRYLSYVMDVATPTLDCLTLLYDLLADVKEMSTNLLSHQEVFDFIVLFLSRQSISTYSVPNELGILLNSMKRTLDVLWPHIESQLMSRSSCIRDGYATGEHLNDVSALLGTKLRTYRLAIVEKLYENTRVRNKTKLKNIIQRSKAEKSVVQSRMKPLEVLLREMIDHLHTVVDPTVFVELCREFWDRLGQDVLHISEDKKEEYKGLRVAVSVSFSSANLDDIFASEMQRLRRNSLKERDLSPPGSMEEVHSMLKDVVRM
- the LOC126627270 gene encoding uncharacterized protein LOC126627270 isoform X2, with protein sequence MNRYNFQNSGDKIRWWPIYSSDLEDEPVGRIQLSMDYSSIPVENSNLKYGSIAETVVYDCVLEIAMKVQHFQERNLLLHGLWKWLLTEFASYYGVSKAYTNLRYLSYVMDVATPTLDCLTLLYDLLADVKEMSTNLLSHQEVFDFIVLFLSRQSISTYSVPNELGILLNSMKRTLDVLWPHIESQLMSRSSCIRDGYATGEHLNDVSALLGTKLRTYRLAIVEKLYENTRVRNKTKLKNIIQRSKAEKSVVQSRMKPLEVLLREMIDHLHTVVDPTVFVELCREFWDRLGQDVLHISEDKKEEYKGLRVAVSNLDDIFASEMQRLRRNSLKERDLSPPGSMEEVHSMLKDVVRM
- the LOC126633047 gene encoding mitochondrial uncoupling protein 5-like, producing MGIKGFVEGGIASIIAGCSTHPLDLVKVRMQLQGETHVPNPAEQTVRPAFASVHTAARRGSIPLPQPPPPAVRAGPITVAVRIIQQEGVSAMFSGVSATMLRQTLYSTTRMGLYDILKQKWTDPTTRNMPLPRKITAGLIAGAVGAAVGNPADVAMVRMQADGRLPVAQQRNYKSVVDAIGRMAKQEGVTSLWRGSSLTINRAMLVTASQLASYDQIKEMIVDKGIMRDGLGTHVTASFAAGFVAAVASNPVDVIKTRVMNMKVEAGAEPPYSGAFDCALKTVRSEGPMALYKGFVPTISRQGPFTVVLFVTLEQVRKLLKDF